A window of the Phragmites australis chromosome 20, lpPhrAust1.1, whole genome shotgun sequence genome harbors these coding sequences:
- the LOC133901490 gene encoding protein FAR1-RELATED SEQUENCE 9-like gives MNKAVGTVGPLLKEGKELEDEFKDCINYSVMPEEFEAKWQAMIQKHGLQDNKHFGHLYSIRQSFVPAYYMHCFFPFLQSTQRSEGFNAVLKLYVNPNLSILDFVKQYQKIQDKCLVAQDGQDFRTDDKTRNIWSKNPIEKHASIVYTKNIFYRFSKEFEKIEEYFVQHIGDYQFRLVPNDKFVDGYGARSYDVTAIEEEESYYCECSKFDRDGIICCHIIKVMSRFGVKKLHDRYIMER, from the coding sequence ATGAACAAAGCAGTGGGTACTGTAGGTCCTTTACTTAAGGAAGGTAAAGAGTTGGAGGACGAATTCAAGGACTGTATAAACTACAGTGTCATGCCGGAAGAGTTTGAGGCAAAGTGGCAAGCTATGATTCAAAAGCATGGCTTGCAGGACAACAAGCATTTTGGGCATTTGTATAGCATCCGACAGAGTTTTGTGCCAGCGTACTATATGCATTGCTTCTTCCCGTTCCTCCAATCCACGCAAAGAAGTGAAGGTTTTAACGCAGTGTTGAAGTTGTATGTCAACCCAAACCTATCAATACTGGACTTTGTCAAGCAATACCAGAAGATTCAAGATAAGTGTCTTGTTGCTCAAGATGGGCAGGACTTCAGAACCGATGATAAGACTCGAAATATATGGTCGAAGAACCCTATTGAGAAGCATGCCTCAATTGTGTATACGAAGAACATATTCTACAGATTCTCAAAAGAATTTGAAAAGATCgaagagtattttgtgcagcaTATAGGTGACTACCAGTTCAGGCTTGTGCCAAATGACAAGTTTGTTGATGGCTATGGCGCTAGGTCATATGATGTGACAgcaattgaagaagaagaaagctacTATTGCGAGTGCAGCAAGTTTGATAGGGATGGCATAATTTGCTGTCACATCATCAAGGTTATGAGCAGATTTGGTGTCAAGAAGCTGCATGACCGATACATAATGGAAAGGTGA